ttttttattagtgaagataaaaatttatactACTTATAAAAGTATGAActgtttttcgtttttttttttttttttttttgaaatacccttatcaatactaataatcaacttaaatgataatttaattttttcaaaataatttaatctttttatttttgttacgtttttaattatttgatgtaATGCAAACCATTGTTAAAATTATCATTAcaaacctaaaaggtaattCAAAATGTAATGTTTTTCATACTTATAATCAACATAAATgagaatttaatcttttcaCTTTTTCAGGATTAACAAAATCATTCCTGAAATTGGCATAACAAACCTAAAaggtaatgaaaattttaatattttcatttgcttccaatttctattttatcaactgttttaataaaattttaattactttaataCAAGGAAAATTTGTATGTTCATAacctcattttgattttatattcaaattcaatatttcattttaattttatattcaaattcaatctgGAAAACTGCTCTCAAGaaactataaaagaaaaggtgaaTGTTTGTAGGAAACTTCTCAAACTAGGCATTCATCTTCATCCTATTTGACAAAACACTCTATGATCCACTAATACAATGTTTATTAGTTTCAACTATTGATTCtagtttatttataatattatgtagAAAAGTTTGGTTATAGTAGGGGATCATTGTAGAGTATTTTTTGATATTGGATTTAGAATTGAAATGAAAGACAATTAAGGTTTGTTTGAAACTCTCccataaataagatttttttttcttaataaaaaatttgtagtagtttaaattttagagtatgttttgagaaaataaataaaatgtatttaatacttatattattattattattattattttcttcttatcaTAAcctatctttcattttttcaatgaaataaattaatttttttaaaaaatattagttgaaactttttactttttactttttgtaaCCATAATAGTAATTTCTattcattttgagatatttaaatcttttaaaattttatatttaattaaataatagtgaattaataacaatacttattatattataaatggttattgaataaaaagtttCATCACTCatttaccaaattttataaaatttaccaaaatgaagaaaaaatttctattgagattttaattcttttgatttttttaaatatttttagaacaaaacttatttttccttgatatatttttcgtttgattgaataatttgatatattatatattttctttgatatgaaaattttaatttaatctggTTCTATTTTCTagctttataaataaaaaaaataataataagttttacaaaatgtataatggtatttaaaaacgaattaaaaatataatttttaacaagaTAATATAagtcaattattttttcataagaatttttaaatttaacataaatttttttattttattttctttaaaagaaaatgtattgaaaaccaatcattaatttttcatttacatttcactttttttcggtccaaaaatgttttaaaagttataaatctccttctctttaaaaccacactattaatataatcaatgttataaaaaattatcattaaaaatttgaaaacttttcaaatttcttgtgaccatttcatttttcatcttaaaactttgaaaatttttctcttattttaacattcttttttctttccaaaattttcttttcaactcTTTCCGTATGCTACTCATtctttattttaagattttttttaatccacaaATTTCTTGCTCAAATTAAGTCATTTTtgttctatataatttttattaaaaatctttaatgtaaaagaaaaaagtatttaaactatatataaattgattaactctaaaaaatttacaaatttggtgtaaaagaaataaatgatgtGTTTAAATTAAGATTAGTAAATGTTATGTCCAATAACCAAGGtggcatttatttatttttaatataaaaaaattggttaaaaaataattttattaacataaaatttgGTGCAAAAAGTATGATCTTATTTATATcttatcccatttattttttaaaaaattcggttttatgtttaattcaattatttgattttgaatatctatttgattttaatataattcttgaaataataaatttacatactgattttttttattagtctttTTTCATATTCCCTTAATGGGACGCTGCTGGAATGGAGGCGATCCATCTCCTCCATCCCGCCTAATGGCTATCCCTAATTGttctattatttatattaatgatttgttattattgttttttaattgttttcttgtGACACGTGATCCATGCTTGATTATTTTAGTCAAACATTAGATTAAGTGTTTGAAAGAATATTatgaaatcataagaaaataaactaaattttattattatatataaaaatatttttatttgaaatacttaaaatataCCTTAGAAGACCATTGCACTTGTCTGAATAGTTATTAAAGAGTTCATTTCTTCCATCTTGTAGTATTTATAACTCTTTTGAGATAggaaagtcaaatataatagaattaattttattgaaacccgatttaatgtaaatatattaagtCACCAcagatttcaaatttcaacGGTTAACACccatattaatatatattatattatatacaaattttattttttaaagaataaaaattagtttttaaagaattttaaacaatactatttaaatcatttttacttgaaatctctattaaaaaaataagtgttatctaatttaatttatgagagtgctaattaatgaaaattaaagatTGGCCTATAAAattatgcataaataaatagcatCTTTCACTAATGGAGACCATTATACttctacatgttttttttacttgttttttatatttttaaacatattttaaaataactttatctatgatttttatttttaattattcaactAAAAGATTTAAATTGTAACTTCTCCGAGATTCTTTAGTACTTCTCTCATATCtttgcaccttttttttttttttttttttttttttttttttttatgttcttcGTATCCatctcaatttttaaaaatattgatattttaaaaaactagatTGGCATCAAATATAACTAAGTTATCTAAAATTGACTAATggtaatttattatttattttatatatttaatcaattagaataaattaataGTTTGTGGAATTTCTTGCTTTAGGTAAGTGTTAGGTATTACATCAATTACATTAAATAgtaagaataaattattttttatatattaaaattaattgattaaaatgatgaaaagattAGGAACTTGTAAATCTACCTTCTCCtacttttgaatttaaaaaataactcattttttatgtaaatatcttccaacattttaattatttatatgtaaattttaaaagaaaatgttatttttacaagaagaaaaaaaaacacttttacttAAAAGGtgtattttttaggttgaagaaagagaaagtgtAATGACATGCACAATATAAGGTTAAAGCAAGTTCATACGTCAAAAACTTTCTTTCATATTATAAACATCCTTAATGCAAATACAATGTTTTTATTGTGTTCTACGTGGATTATAAGGTCAAATAAAGAAACACCCTCAAATAAACCCTCATAGAGCTAGAGATCAAtcctaatataatttataataatctGTACTTAATTGTATAGATATTATCTATTCTAAACCCGAAAGATGTTCATaactttaaaacgcatctacaaTATTACAAATTGAGATGATTTCATCCAACAGTTCCACTCTTTCATTAGCGCATGTCCACCATTGTTTCTACTCAAAACAAAGGGATACCTTAAAAAATGCCAGATGAATTATGCTTTAGAGTTACGCCTTGAAAAGTATTGAAAAAACTgcctttttgttttcaaaaaccagTACCAATTAGATAGTATTAGTCGCGTCAAGATAATTGGATGAAAGTCAATGTAAGGAAAAAGAGAACAGAACGCAACTCTTTCAGAAATATGGAGCATGGATATAGACGGGTTTTCGGCTAGAGTCCAAAGGCTCCTAGCTGCCATGCATGAGAGAGTTGAATTCCGGCGGTGGTGTGACCACCATATATAACCTGTGTTATTCCCTTCAGCTCACCTCATCAACTACGTCAGATCATCCATTTGCTCAATCCCACTACATCACGCCTTCGAACAAACAACTTCCATTCCAGTTCCGCAGTTTCCGTGTCGGACACCTCAAACCACTCCGCACCTTCACCTCGCTCACCGGCAGAACATAAATATCCTAAATCCAAGTTCCTAACTCCAGGAGAAGCAATTCCGAGGCGATTACAATGGCCTCGTGGAATTCGACTCCGCTGGAAATCATATCTCAAGCATTCGGATGGTCGGCTTTCTTTTGCTGGTCCGTGGGTGGCTACCCTCAAGTCATTTTAAATTACCGAAGAAAAAGGTTTGTTTTTGTCcttttttccttccctttttccCCTTTCGGATTTTCTCGAGAATCTTAGTTACTTACTTGAAATTGCCGGCAAGCGTAGTGTTGTGGGGTTGAACTTCAATTTCGTGGTGCTCAACTCGACGAAGCAGTTGTCGTATTTGATATACAACGCGGTTCTCTACTTTAGCCCTGCTGTCCAGAGGCAGTACCGTGAGAAATATGGAGCCGGACAGGTTTCTATTTTCGGGTCTTTCAGGTTTTCCCCcctctttttggatttttagtAGGTGGTGAAATGTTTTCTTGTTGCAGATGATACCTGTGGCTGCAAATGATGTTGCTTTCTCAATTCATGCTGTTGTCTTGATAGCATTTACTTGGTTCCAAATTGCAATCTATGAGGTAAGTGATTTGTTTCTTCTCTGATCACTCAATTTGTGTTGGTTTGAAATCTCTGTGTGGTCCACTTCTTTAgagtcaaatatatatattaaattttgtctGTTGATGTTTTGTACAGCGTGGAACTCAGAAGGTTTCCAAGATTTCCATTGGAATTGTTTCTGCTGCATGGTTATCAGCTGCAGTTTGTGTGATCATAGCTTGGCCAAGCCATTCTTGGCTTTGGCTGATTTCAGTCTTCAAGTAAGATGCCTCTTTTGGTGATCAATTTCTAGTGCTTCATCTTATTCAACCTATTTTTAGAAGAATAATTTATGGAAgtgttttttccaaaaaaacattacaaataattacaaacatccaattatttattttcaaaaacactttttgaattaaaagccctttttaaaatcattatttaattgccactgaatttttctttgttgttacATCCCATATCTTCTTTGTCTATTGTATAGTCAAtatgttgaaaaatatttcaaattccttatgaactcttttttataaagattttaaattgatataatattataataatgcATTTCaataatatctttataaatattattgtaaatcataaaaggaaaatattatgatTAACATGTAACATAATGACTATACCAGGTTGATAGACATGTGAAGAATATGAAGTAAGACTTTGTGATTTAGGGTGTGGGTATAAAGATTGGAAAAATGGGATATTTCTCTATACGATATAATAGAATGATTTTCATTCATTGATATAGGCACGTTTAAAATCTTGTCTacatttgttttgattttttatttttgtgttattGTATTAACCTTATTTTCAATAAAGCTTTTATATGCATCTGGGCTAGTTCTTTTCTAACATTGTACAACATCAATCATGTTGTAGCACAATACAAGTTGCTTTGGCGTCCATCAAATACATTCCGCAGGTCAGAATTGTCTTCACCTTGACCCATTTGAAATACtgttttaaggaaaaaaatttatcagAAGGGAAGAAGACCTTGTGTGGGAGTAATTAGTTGTTAGTTTTCTAATAATCTATATTCTCGACTTATTTGTTAACCAAACCATACACACtagcaagtaaaaaaaaaaaaaaaaaaaaacattcttaatTACGATTGggctttttaaaaaacaaaatcttaaatataaaataattaaatatgtaaTAGAGATAAACTcgttaattattatatatagaaaaaaaaaatataggggCGTTGCCCCTTCAACTCCCACAAGCTGACTAGGCAATTCGATCTCCCATGAGTTCATTAGGAAACTCAACCTCCGCGAGTTGATTGGGTAGCTCGACCCCGACATCTTGATTGAAGCACAACAATACTGATTCAGGCTTGATAATCCAAcgttatatttcaaatataggCATTTATGAACTTTCGGCGGAAGAGCACAGATGGATTTAGCATTGGCAACATTTTATTCGATCTAAGTGGAGGAGTGGCTAATTATGCACAGATGACAGTGCAGTCTATCGACCAAGGTGTGTCATCTATTCCACTACCAAACAGATATCGGCATCTGAAATTTATGTACTCACATCTGTATCATTATTTATGAACTTCTCGTCGTTTTTCCAGGTTCTTGGGTGAACTTCTATGGAAACATAGGCAAGCTCTTGATATCTCTGGTACGGAATGtgttcaaattgatgaatggtagtttttcattcatactttcattgttcatgtacagagtatatatagagggtaatcaccattctaagaatgggaaagaatgatacaaggaaagaatgatataaggaaataacaactaatatcctaatatctcaactttcctaatatctcaatattcctaatatctcaatattcctagtatctcaatattcctaatatatcaatattcataatatctcaactttcctaatatctaaatatttctaatatctcaacactaaatgatataaggaaataatgatataaggaaagcattcctaatatctcaacactccccctcaagttggtgcatagatgtcacacatgcccaacttgtctaaaaattttgagaacacttgacttgagacagctttggtaaggatatcggctaaccaatcttgctttccaccttggatcaactaaggcttcctgcacactgttaggaataattgcagtagataattgatttacaaatgacttatttgattcagacaaacgatggttagacacatagttgctcatgggatatttgactttggtagacaaatcaggttcatatgtgggtttaggaatacctctattatgacgatgtggtaaccgtttcatgaatggatcggGTGGATcgggttccaaattaagaacaccctcaacagacgacgattggtttggtatttcagtgaagacatcttcggacccaaattgttgacctctcatatccaactcacccacttcctggttcactagttcagattgtccagattcatcttcctcagagatatgataatcataatcaagagtctgaatttccttatggtactccccttgaagttcagactcagatgaaaaatacatcgaatcttcatgaaacaccacatccattgtaatatacatttgtcgagttggaggatggtaacatcgatatccctttttgtgcaatgcatatccaacaaacacacattgcaatgcatgggaagttaacttagtgcgttggtgcttgtgtagatgcacaaatgccacgcaaccaaaacacgaggaggtagatttgggacggttggggcaactacggcattagtaagagcttggagaggtgtttgaaagttaattgagctagaaggtacccgattgatcaagtatacggcagatgtgattgcttctccccaataagatatcggtgtttttgctgctatcaaggaagcacgaacaacctctaacaagtgccgattttttcgttcagcgactccattttgctggggtgtattggaacaagtagtttgatgaatgatgccatgtccttccaaatacttttgaagatcagaactttgatattctccaccattatcactacgcagaacccgaacctttgcattgtactgagtttcaatcattttatgaaatttttgaaacaacaagttcacttcatctttggtcttcatcaagcataaccatgtcattctggtacaatcatcaataaaagtaacaaaccaacgcgaaccactcaaagttgggactttggatgggccccaaacatcagaatgtataaccataaaaggagatggatttttattcaaaattaatggaaaggaagcacgatggcttttagccaattcacaaatatcacaacggaaaccagaaatatcactctttgcaaacaaactaggaaataatttttttaaataaccaaaggaagcatgtcccagacgtcgatgccacaaccaaatttcagattttttcttctccccctcagatccatctgtcATCAAGGCTTgtcgcaacttatttgaatcctttgactgcaagtccaaataatagagttttccccgcttaataccaaaaccaatcgtctgtcttgtttggatgtccttaaaaacacaaaattcaggccaaaaaatgacaatacaagataaggctgcagtgatttgagaaactgacaaaagattgtaatttaaggatggaacaactaaaatagaatccaaattcaaagtatcagtaagagttaaggatccttccccaatgactggcgTTGTGTtgccattggctgtggaaacaaatttttgtgaggaaggtctaacaGGTgagacctgtctagaatcaaaagtcatatgatctgtagcaccagaatcaattatccatgcattattaataacaggtgtagaaatatttaaaaacttaccaccataatctgtaGCGGTTatcaat
Above is a genomic segment from Vitis riparia cultivar Riparia Gloire de Montpellier isolate 1030 chromosome 14, EGFV_Vit.rip_1.0, whole genome shotgun sequence containing:
- the LOC117931108 gene encoding cystinosin homolog, producing the protein MASWNSTPLEIISQAFGWSAFFCWSVGGYPQVILNYRRKSVVGLNFNFVVLNSTKQLSYLIYNAVLYFSPAVQRQYREKYGAGQMIPVAANDVAFSIHAVVLIAFTWFQIAIYERGTQKVSKISIGIVSAAWLSAAVCVIIAWPSHSWLWLISVFNTIQVALASIKYIPQAFMNFRRKSTDGFSIGNILFDLSGGVANYAQMTVQSIDQGSWVNFYGNIGKLLISLVSAFFDLVFISQHYLLYPGKKVGKCPKLDDESREPLIKSVDHPQSENVCLVGTNVF